In Bythopirellula goksoeyrii, a single window of DNA contains:
- a CDS encoding circularly permuted type 2 ATP-grasp protein: MNQSQPNASQLHFRGYDTKDFFDELIDEHDKPRPGAELLLQRIEELPDDEILQRQQMAERSLFRMGITFNVYGDNQGVEKIMPFDLVPRIIAPEEWSRLERGLKQRIRALNLFIDDIYHDQKIVKDKVVPEVMLKSAKSFREQCIGINPPAGIWCHITGTDLVRDKDGTIYVLEDNLRCPSGVSYVLQNRFIMKRSLPWLFDASNVRPVLDYPGRLFQLLEYLAPEGIESPTVAVLTPGVFNSAYYEHSFLAQQMGVELVEGRDLVIHDGFVCMRTTKGFQRVDVLYRRIDDDFIDPKAFREDSMLGVPGLMEAYRNGRVALANAPGTGIADDKVIYAYVEKMIKYYLDEEAIIPNVPTYVCYDDKEREYVLANLDKLVVKAANEAGGYGMLIGPHATEEEREKFAGLIQENPRNYIAQPTLSLSRIPTIVEDKFEGRHVDLRPYILYSEDIFVLPGGLTRVALKKGSLVVNSSQGGGSKDTWVIGSSPQQSQSQQQS, translated from the coding sequence ATGAATCAATCACAGCCGAACGCCTCGCAGCTCCACTTTCGTGGTTACGATACGAAAGACTTTTTCGATGAGCTGATCGACGAACACGATAAGCCTCGGCCTGGTGCAGAACTCTTGCTGCAACGGATTGAAGAACTTCCCGACGATGAAATACTCCAGCGCCAGCAGATGGCTGAGCGGTCGCTGTTTCGGATGGGAATTACGTTCAATGTTTACGGGGACAACCAAGGCGTGGAAAAGATCATGCCTTTCGATTTGGTGCCTCGGATTATTGCGCCTGAGGAGTGGAGTCGTTTGGAGCGTGGGCTCAAGCAACGGATTCGGGCCCTAAATCTGTTCATTGATGACATCTATCACGATCAGAAGATCGTCAAAGACAAGGTCGTTCCCGAAGTCATGCTCAAAAGTGCGAAAAGTTTTCGCGAGCAATGCATTGGTATAAATCCACCGGCGGGAATCTGGTGTCATATCACGGGGACGGATCTGGTCCGTGATAAAGATGGCACAATTTACGTGCTGGAAGACAATCTACGCTGCCCCTCTGGAGTGTCGTATGTCTTGCAGAACCGATTTATTATGAAACGCAGTCTTCCCTGGCTGTTTGATGCATCCAACGTGCGGCCTGTCCTCGACTACCCGGGAAGATTGTTTCAATTGCTTGAATACTTGGCGCCGGAAGGGATCGAGTCGCCAACTGTGGCGGTTTTAACTCCCGGAGTGTTTAACTCAGCCTACTACGAACACTCATTCCTCGCTCAGCAGATGGGGGTCGAACTGGTCGAAGGACGTGATCTGGTTATTCACGACGGTTTCGTCTGCATGCGGACAACTAAAGGGTTTCAGCGCGTCGACGTGCTCTATCGACGCATTGATGATGACTTCATTGATCCTAAGGCGTTTCGAGAAGACTCGATGCTCGGAGTACCGGGATTGATGGAGGCTTATCGAAACGGCCGCGTGGCACTGGCAAACGCACCGGGAACCGGCATTGCAGATGACAAGGTGATTTACGCCTACGTAGAGAAAATGATCAAGTACTACTTGGATGAAGAAGCTATCATCCCCAACGTACCGACTTACGTTTGCTATGATGACAAGGAACGAGAGTATGTACTGGCCAACCTCGACAAGCTCGTGGTTAAAGCGGCCAACGAAGCGGGCGGGTACGGAATGCTTATTGGTCCCCATGCGACCGAGGAAGAACGCGAGAAGTTTGCTGGACTGATCCAAGAGAATCCGCGAAACTACATCGCTCAGCCGACGCTTTCCTTGTCGAGAATCCCCACGATCGTCGAGGATAAATTCGAAGGTCGGCACGTCGATTTGAGGCCGTATATTCTCTACAGCGAAGATATTTTCGTTTTGCCTGGAGGACTCACGCGGGTGGCGCTCAAGAAGGGATCACTCGTCGTGAATTCCTCGCAAGGTGGCGGCAGCAAAGACACCTGGGTGATTGGCTCATCGCCGCAGCAAAGTCAGTCGCAACAACAATCGTAG
- a CDS encoding alpha-E domain-containing protein: protein MLSRVADSIYWMSRYVERAENLARFVDVTHNMSLDLPRGSEQQWGALVYASGDQEYFEEHYGEATRENVTQFLTFDREYSGSILSCVQAARENARSVRESISSEMWEQLNQFYITVRDAAKMGLPGSPNEFFQYVKNSSHLFVGITVTTFSQGEAWHFARLGRVLERADKTSRILDVKYFTLLPSVADVGTPIDDLQWSAVLRSVSGFEMFRRKHHGITPKRVVGFLVIDRQFPRAIMHCVDTAYRSLHAISGSPQGTFWNIAEKRLGRLRSELAYSTVDEIIALGLHEFLDSLQTKLNDVGEGLDHTFIAMDPDGQAAT from the coding sequence ATGCTTAGCCGTGTTGCCGATTCAATTTACTGGATGAGCCGTTATGTCGAACGGGCCGAAAATCTGGCTCGCTTCGTCGACGTGACGCACAATATGTCTCTCGACCTGCCGCGCGGGTCTGAGCAACAGTGGGGGGCGTTGGTCTATGCCTCAGGGGATCAAGAGTATTTTGAAGAGCACTACGGTGAGGCGACGCGGGAGAACGTGACTCAATTTTTGACGTTCGACCGTGAATACTCGGGCTCGATTCTTTCTTGTGTGCAAGCGGCCCGTGAAAATGCGCGAAGTGTGCGGGAGTCGATATCTTCAGAGATGTGGGAGCAGCTCAATCAGTTCTATATCACGGTGCGCGATGCAGCGAAAATGGGACTTCCAGGATCTCCGAATGAATTTTTTCAATACGTCAAGAATTCCAGTCATTTGTTCGTGGGGATCACTGTCACCACCTTTTCACAAGGCGAAGCCTGGCATTTTGCCAGACTGGGGCGAGTTTTAGAGCGTGCCGACAAGACTTCGCGGATTCTAGATGTGAAGTATTTCACATTGCTTCCGAGTGTGGCTGATGTAGGGACTCCGATCGACGACTTGCAGTGGTCGGCCGTGTTGCGAAGTGTCAGTGGGTTTGAGATGTTTCGCAGAAAGCACCACGGTATCACACCGAAGCGGGTAGTTGGCTTTCTGGTAATCGATCGCCAGTTTCCTCGAGCGATTATGCACTGTGTTGATACCGCTTACCGTTCGCTCCACGCGATCTCCGGTTCGCCGCAAGGAACGTTTTGGAATATCGCCGAGAAAAGACTGGGACGACTTCGTAGCGAGTTGGCCTACTCTACAGTTGATGAAATTATCGCCCTGGGGTTGCACGAGTTTCTCGACTCGCTTCAGACGAAACTGAATGACGTCGGCGAAGGCCTCGATCACACGTTCATCGCGATGGATCCAGATGGTCAAGCGGCTACCTAA
- a CDS encoding putative zinc-binding metallopeptidase gives MRTFDCCCGNSLFFHSTYCISCNRNTGMCPACNRVVPVIEEVDGICRCGNPDCGVEVTQCFNGETNDFCNRLVVKAELENLCDYCTLTTVIPDMPIAGNYEKWKRLEQAKQRVLYLLDQIGLEFRGVDENSEPTLSFEFKADAEKPVTTGHKNGCITINIREADSVERERSRVELQEPQRSLIGHFRHELGHFFWDRLVRGDREVAFRVLFGDERTPTYKEALTNYYQKGPALNWTSNFISAYATMHPWEDFAETFSAYLDMASVVDTATHFGVTDSGIQDFDAMLKSYSRVGLIANEFNRDMGLLDLVPQVFVQPVVEKLRFVHGLRKEV, from the coding sequence ATGAGAACTTTTGATTGCTGTTGCGGGAATTCTCTTTTCTTTCACAGTACCTATTGCATTAGTTGCAATCGTAACACGGGTATGTGCCCGGCATGCAATCGGGTCGTACCAGTGATTGAAGAAGTGGACGGTATTTGTCGTTGCGGTAACCCGGACTGTGGTGTAGAAGTCACCCAGTGTTTCAATGGGGAAACGAACGATTTCTGTAATCGACTTGTCGTGAAAGCAGAACTGGAGAATCTCTGCGACTATTGCACCTTGACCACAGTGATTCCCGATATGCCCATCGCGGGAAACTACGAAAAATGGAAACGGCTGGAACAAGCGAAGCAACGCGTGCTCTATCTTCTGGACCAAATTGGATTAGAGTTTCGCGGGGTTGATGAGAATAGCGAACCCACGCTCTCGTTTGAGTTCAAGGCAGACGCTGAGAAGCCCGTCACAACAGGGCATAAAAACGGATGTATCACGATCAATATCCGCGAAGCAGACAGTGTGGAGCGGGAGAGATCACGCGTCGAGTTGCAGGAGCCTCAACGAAGCCTGATAGGACATTTCCGCCACGAGTTAGGGCATTTCTTCTGGGATCGGTTGGTGAGAGGGGATCGTGAAGTAGCATTTCGCGTCCTGTTTGGCGACGAACGAACTCCGACTTACAAGGAAGCGCTCACAAATTACTATCAGAAGGGCCCCGCTCTGAATTGGACTAGCAATTTTATTTCGGCCTATGCGACGATGCATCCTTGGGAGGATTTTGCGGAAACTTTCTCAGCCTACTTGGATATGGCCAGCGTCGTCGACACGGCCACTCACTTTGGTGTCACGGATAGTGGAATCCAGGATTTCGACGCCATGCTCAAGAGCTACAGCCGCGTGGGGTTGATCGCCAACGAATTCAATCGAGACATGGGGCTCTTGGACTTGGTGCCCCAGGTCTTTGTGCAGCCGGTGGTTGAGAAACTGCGGTTCGTGCATGGGCTTCGCAAGGAAGTCTAG
- a CDS encoding CsgG/HfaB family protein — translation MLISSACARAANTVAISTKSSANVADKQLVDALLPLLEHAVGEKKGLQVVEREQAAALVAELARSLESNNANPLAVGQIDPANLLVTVELSPAEEDSKNRFTLVRITEGATAVVRGETAVPISAALIEEATAEIADFVATIAQGPTSRSATLAVLPFESVERFDRLRPLERGLRDLFVANLLQLETCRVVQRSSMEQLLAELELVRAGLTNEGRGLEAAPEREAAYVLRGEIDERNTPNGNLVVIVAELVEVKSLKVVLRSEHACLPQAIAEQVAEIATEISKFVSASDDRPVPAKNAGIKEIDRLYELALRDVYRFNRYNPEDAGYRPFRIPNVQQPAHVQQSVEPESPLGVHLLQKSIDRLESILFLEPERLTAALPLAYCLSFHIDGVWNPERCEQLLRRIRAETTDSEMYEIANELLADMYFTHEGCLFSEQDIAEVDPELLRLGFDRRLEAFATSTKDGLSIPRIRMLYVLENICSHTQNQQQWSRLLNTLAKVVEAPVTQQSPPKVQDRLLSRSSAFAASIVRNKKGSAQTQREAEALLERWRDSDDRWRRLYGKRRLLELHPSPQTQQELDALLEESFVNDTDPHVQQSLIMEKTQLAKRLLHQQKAVEALRILEGIQPLNIIQMVEHDITNSYYGYHLGQCYEALGRKREALDVYLHYVGMPPGHFLGLDVTKRIDALGGVPLDKNRDIDIEYLDVSAGEPFHCKVLATDGNRLYCSGGFELGRRGPQAVPLKSVRQLDFATGDWTNLGGPDDRVSCLAVADGFLWAGTDHDGLWRRSLKTGEWRQWTTDDGLPTNSIVAIAAHGPIAYTSVANIDSLRKIVSGGIVRIDPNADAPIHIYRDQESPQTAPASMSIHAGQLVVPGVEGRLHSLDLITQQWHELSQSTIIVDAGRSGIWYTPFQHIALLPQRNEGSSKSYPLTSSLKNYPGAYSFPSFFVEHDGQLWIGGRTWRRFNHSGLSRLDLTTGELTLYGPPDGFRYDDQNHYECYDAVWAKDRLWVATSFGLAEVALRDPANQNEATPIEKYAQTIKPLLPKGWSLTVTGNMISVRREQPVLITPLYGRPGTNEGETVEEYLRRIGSFIPLEIDLRFIHRLSPKELETRKAHNHFLERQGARGFPDKAQFSRHLQMQELNKLPVYFDENYSIFVDGVPPQYTMHDDAARGEMKTIFAKLKDVLEPYK, via the coding sequence ATGCTCATTAGTTCAGCCTGCGCTCGCGCAGCGAACACCGTCGCGATTTCCACTAAATCCTCAGCCAATGTCGCCGATAAACAGCTTGTGGATGCCCTGCTGCCGCTTTTGGAACATGCCGTCGGTGAGAAGAAGGGCCTTCAGGTCGTCGAGCGGGAACAGGCCGCCGCGCTAGTGGCGGAATTAGCCCGCAGTCTCGAATCAAATAACGCTAATCCGCTGGCAGTCGGCCAAATAGACCCGGCGAATCTACTTGTCACCGTCGAGCTTTCACCGGCCGAGGAGGACTCTAAGAACCGGTTTACCTTGGTTCGGATTACTGAGGGGGCGACTGCCGTCGTGCGCGGTGAGACGGCCGTGCCGATCAGTGCCGCGCTTATTGAAGAAGCCACCGCCGAGATCGCCGATTTCGTGGCGACCATCGCCCAGGGGCCAACCTCGCGAAGCGCCACCCTCGCCGTCTTACCCTTCGAATCAGTAGAGCGATTCGATCGCCTCCGCCCGCTTGAACGGGGCCTGCGCGATCTGTTTGTGGCGAACCTGTTACAGCTGGAAACTTGCCGCGTCGTGCAGCGCTCCAGTATGGAGCAACTCTTAGCGGAACTCGAATTGGTGCGGGCCGGACTGACCAACGAGGGCAGGGGACTCGAAGCGGCGCCTGAGCGCGAAGCGGCCTACGTGCTCCGCGGCGAGATCGACGAGCGAAACACTCCCAACGGCAACCTGGTCGTGATTGTTGCGGAACTGGTGGAGGTGAAGTCACTCAAGGTCGTGCTCCGTAGCGAGCATGCCTGCCTGCCGCAAGCTATCGCAGAGCAAGTTGCCGAAATCGCGACGGAGATTTCAAAGTTCGTCTCCGCCAGTGACGATCGACCAGTTCCGGCCAAGAACGCTGGCATCAAAGAGATCGACCGCCTCTATGAGTTAGCTCTACGTGACGTGTATCGCTTCAACCGCTATAACCCCGAGGATGCGGGTTACAGGCCATTCAGGATACCAAATGTTCAACAACCAGCGCATGTGCAACAGAGCGTTGAGCCAGAGAGTCCGCTCGGCGTCCACCTCTTGCAAAAATCGATTGACCGCCTCGAATCGATCCTCTTTCTAGAGCCAGAACGATTGACCGCGGCCCTGCCGCTGGCGTACTGCCTGAGTTTCCACATCGACGGAGTCTGGAATCCTGAGCGCTGCGAGCAACTGCTACGGCGAATTCGCGCAGAAACGACCGACAGCGAGATGTATGAAATCGCGAACGAACTACTCGCGGATATGTACTTCACCCACGAAGGGTGTTTGTTCTCAGAGCAAGATATCGCCGAGGTCGATCCCGAATTGTTAAGACTTGGTTTTGATCGTCGCCTGGAGGCATTTGCCACTTCAACAAAGGATGGTTTAAGTATCCCTCGGATAAGGATGTTGTATGTGTTGGAGAATATCTGCTCGCACACCCAAAATCAGCAACAATGGTCTCGACTGCTAAATACGTTGGCAAAAGTCGTGGAAGCACCAGTCACACAACAATCACCTCCAAAGGTGCAGGACCGTCTCTTGAGTCGATCTAGCGCATTTGCGGCGTCTATAGTTCGCAACAAGAAAGGCTCCGCACAAACACAGCGTGAAGCCGAGGCACTACTCGAGCGATGGCGAGACAGCGATGATCGTTGGCGTCGTCTCTACGGGAAGCGGCGACTCTTGGAACTGCACCCTTCTCCTCAGACGCAGCAGGAACTCGATGCCTTGCTCGAAGAGAGTTTCGTAAACGACACTGATCCCCATGTGCAGCAATCCTTGATTATGGAAAAGACGCAACTCGCAAAGCGCCTGCTGCATCAGCAAAAAGCAGTCGAAGCCTTGCGGATTCTGGAGGGAATCCAACCCCTGAATATAATTCAAATGGTAGAGCACGACATCACGAACAGCTACTATGGCTACCATTTGGGGCAGTGCTACGAAGCTCTGGGCCGCAAACGCGAAGCGCTGGATGTTTATCTGCATTACGTCGGGATGCCGCCTGGACACTTCCTTGGACTCGATGTCACAAAACGGATCGATGCCTTGGGAGGCGTGCCGCTCGACAAAAACCGTGACATCGACATAGAGTATCTAGACGTCTCAGCCGGCGAACCCTTCCACTGCAAGGTCCTTGCCACCGACGGCAATCGACTCTATTGCAGCGGCGGATTCGAGCTGGGACGACGTGGTCCACAGGCAGTTCCCCTGAAATCGGTGCGGCAACTTGACTTCGCCACCGGCGACTGGACCAACCTCGGCGGACCTGACGACCGCGTTTCTTGCTTGGCCGTGGCGGATGGCTTTCTCTGGGCGGGGACCGATCACGACGGACTGTGGAGAAGATCACTGAAAACCGGCGAGTGGCGCCAGTGGACCACCGACGATGGCTTGCCCACCAACTCCATTGTCGCGATAGCTGCCCACGGCCCCATCGCATATACAAGTGTGGCCAACATCGACTCCTTACGAAAGATCGTCTCCGGTGGAATCGTGCGTATCGATCCCAATGCCGACGCACCGATTCACATCTATCGCGATCAAGAGTCGCCCCAAACCGCACCCGCATCTATGTCTATCCACGCTGGACAGCTAGTCGTCCCCGGCGTCGAGGGTAGACTCCACTCGCTTGACTTAATAACGCAGCAGTGGCACGAGCTTTCTCAAAGTACAATTATTGTTGATGCCGGTCGTTCAGGCATTTGGTACACGCCATTTCAACATATTGCCCTGCTGCCACAAAGAAATGAAGGGTCCAGTAAATCCTACCCCCTCACTTCATCGCTGAAAAACTATCCGGGAGCCTATAGTTTCCCCAGTTTTTTCGTCGAGCACGACGGGCAACTCTGGATCGGCGGTCGCACCTGGCGACGCTTCAACCACAGCGGTTTATCCCGCCTCGACCTGACCACCGGTGAACTCACCCTCTACGGCCCCCCCGACGGCTTTCGCTACGACGACCAGAATCACTACGAATGCTACGACGCCGTCTGGGCCAAAGATCGCCTGTGGGTCGCCACCTCCTTCGGCCTCGCGGAAGTCGCCTTGCGTGATCCAGCGAACCAGAACGAAGCGACGCCGATTGAAAAGTATGCCCAGACGATCAAACCCCTTCTGCCGAAGGGGTGGTCTCTCACTGTCACGGGAAACATGATCAGCGTGCGCCGCGAACAACCAGTGCTGATCACTCCTCTCTACGGACGACCCGGAACCAATGAGGGAGAAACGGTGGAAGAGTATCTGCGACGCATCGGCTCGTTCATCCCCCTTGAAATCGATCTGCGCTTTATTCATCGACTCTCACCAAAAGAACTCGAGACACGCAAAGCCCACAACCATTTCCTCGAGCGGCAGGGAGCAAGGGGGTTTCCAGATAAAGCCCAATTCTCTAGACACTTGCAAATGCAGGAGCTAAACAAGTTGCCGGTGTACTTTGATGAGAATTATTCGATCTTCGTCGACGGAGTACCTCCACAATATACGATGCATGATGACGCGGCTCGCGGGGAGATGAAGACAATTTTTGCCAAGCTAAAGGACGTGTTAGAACCATACAAATAG